A stretch of Pogona vitticeps strain Pit_001003342236 chromosome 5, PviZW2.1, whole genome shotgun sequence DNA encodes these proteins:
- the CLRN2 gene encoding clarin-2: MPGCFKCTLFLFIAVLSFISFILILIALGTQKWMAAKILCKTGAELVNATDPELVKFMGEIYYGLFGGGKMRQCGLGGRHSRFTIFPHLVKTLNTALHVVIIFFLCMAFSFALTSLGFCILNIIKVPYRAIKGPAGIALWNLLAGVFAVLAVTSFMAAVQLHNLTERIANFQENIFQFVILDEQYEHSFWLSVASATVHGVNLLLVAISVIHFPALKTKTEEANVTAEDIMY, encoded by the exons ATGCCCGGCTGCTTCAAATGTACCTTGTTTTTGTTCATTGCTGTATTGAgttttatatcttttattttgaTCCTCATTGCACTGGGCACCCAGAAATGGATGGCTGCAAAAATCCTTTGCAAAACAGGAGCTGAGCTGGTCAATGCCACAGATCCAGAGCTTGTTAAATTCATGGGAGAAATTTACTATGGACTTTTTGGAGGTGGCAAGATGCGACAATGTGGGTTAGGTGGGCGGCATTCCAGATTCACAA tTTTTCCACACCTTGTGAAAACTTTGAACACAGCTCTTCATGTGGTGATCATCTTCTTCCTTTGTATGGCATTTTCTTTTGCCCTGACCAGTTTAGGATTCTGCATCTTAAACATAATAAAAGTACCCTATCGGGCTATTAAAGGTCCAGCTGGAATAGCTCTATGGAATTTACTTGCAG GTGTCTTTGCAGTGCTGGCAGTGACTAGCTTTATGGCTGCTGTTCAACTGCATAACCTTACAGAAAGGATTGCCAATTTCCAGGAAAATATCTTCCAGTTCGTCATCTTGGATGAACAATATGAACATTCTTTTTGGCTTTCTGTAGCAAGTGCAACGGTTCACGGTGTGAATTTGCTGCTAGTTGCCATCAGTGTGATTCACTTTCCTGCACTGAAAACTAAGACAGAAGAAGCAAATGTTACAGCAGAAGATATAATGTACTAA